Proteins from a single region of Numenius arquata chromosome Z, bNumArq3.hap1.1, whole genome shotgun sequence:
- the TJP2 gene encoding tight junction protein 2 isoform X4 — translation MKTAQALQRMWSHAVKKLGILKGHAPGMEELIWEQYTVTLQKDSKRGFGIAVSGGRDNPHFENGETSIVISDVLPGGPADGLLQENDRVVIVNGTPMENVPHSFAVQQLRKSGKVATIVVKRPRKVQAAALRRSPSLDYEDRALDVMDDHAEFDGKSARSGYSERSWHSGNGGRSQSWGNSLDQSYRDEQDRGRNRSRDRDGEYSYNRDRSRGRSIDRSLDRDYRRDRSRGRSIDRDGGYELDYRGDYSPPSYSHGSQADPRYGREVRSRSRDRLRSRSPSPEVHHQHEYLGPQDQNGPISVLLTKGRRNEEYGLRLGSQIFIKEMTCTGLATKDGNLHEGDIILKINGTVTENMSLADARKLIEKSRGKLQLVVLRDRKQTLLNIPSLNDSDSEMDDISEIESNRSLSPQDDRLHHSDLDSHSSNEKLKEKPNVKDDPSSRMSRIGAMPTPFKSTSDIATPAVTVVDTNKELKYQDDPAVSQPKAVPRTILKPSPEDEAIYGPNTKMVRFKKGDSVGLRLAGGNDVGIFIAGIQEGTSADQEGLQEGDQILKVNTQDFRGIVREDAVLYLLEIPKGETVTILAQSKYEVYRDIMACGRGDSFFIRSHFECEKESPQSLAFTRGEIFRVVDTLYDGKLGSWLAVRIGNELEKGLIPNKSRAEQMASVQNAQKDGSSDRADFWRTRGQRSGAKKNLRKSREDLTAIVSVSTKFPAYERVQLREAGFKRPVVIFGPIADVAMDKLSNDLPHLYQTAKTEPRDAGSEKSTGVVRLNTVRQIIEQDKHALLDVTPKAVDLLNYTQWFPIVVFFNPDSKQGVKTMRQRLCSTSNKSSRKLYEQANKLKKTCSHLFTATINLNSANDSWYGSLKDTIQQQQGEAVWVSEGKMDGMEDDADDRMSYLTAMGADYLSCDSRLISDLEDTDGEGGAYTDNELDEPLDEPRISSVSRSSEPVHHEELEIAQKHPDIYAVPVKTQKSEQSWPQPMSSRPPEPQKPPIRPYLDNRGSYGSDAEEEEDYRRQLSDHSKKGYYGQPSRYRDTEL, via the exons ATGAAGACAGCTCAAGCTCTGCAGAGAATGTGGTCACATGCAGTCAAAAAGTTGGGGATTTTGAAAGGGCAC GCCCCAGGCATGGAAGAGCTGATATGGGAACAGTACACTGTGACCTTACAAAAG GATTCCAAACGAGGATTTGGGATTGCAGTTTCTGGCGGCAGAGATAACCCTCATTTCGAAAATGGTGAAACATCGATTGTCATTTCAGATGTTCTCCCTGGTGGTCCCGCAGATGGATTACTTCA AGAAAATGACCGGGTGGTCATCGTTAATGGGACCCCAATGGAAAATGTTCCACATTCTTTTGCAGTCCAACAGCTTAGGAAAAGTGGAAAAGTGGCCACCATT GTGGTGAAAAGACCAAGGAAAGTGCAGGCTGCTGCGCTGAGGAGAAGCCCCTCCCTTGACTATGAGGACAGAGCTTTAGATGTAATGGATGACCATGCAGAATTTGATGGCAAAAGTGCTCGAAGTGGCTATAGCGAGAGAAGCTGGCATAGTGGTAATGGAGGTCGCAGCCAAAGCTGGGGAAACAGCCTGGATCAGAGCTATAGAGATGAACAAGACAGAGGGCGTAACCGAAGCAGAGACCGTGATGGGGAATACAGCTACAACCGTGATCGAAGTCGTGGTAGGAGCATTGACAGGAGCTTGGATCGAGACTATAGAAGAGATCGCAGCAGGGGAAGGAGCATTGATAGGGATGGCGGCTATGAGCTGGACTACAGAGGAGATTACAGCCCACCCAGTTACAGTCATGGATCTCAAGCTGATCCTAGATACGGGAGGGAAGTGAGGAGTCGAAGTCGGGACAGGCTTCGTTCCCGAAGTCCTTCGCCTGAAGTACACCATCAGCATGAGTACCTAGGACCGCAGGATCAGAATGGACCGATCAGTGTTCTCTTAACAAAAGGCAGACGTAATGAAG AATACGGTCTTCGGCTTGGAAGTCAGATCTTCATAAAAGAAATGACGTGTACTGGCCTAGCAACCAAAGATGGCAACCTTCATGAAGGGGATATCATTCTCAAG ATCAATGGGACAGTGACAGAGAACATGTCTTTAGCTGATGCCCGAAAATTGATTGAGAAGTCACGGGGGAAGCTCCAGCTGGTTGTCCTCAGGGACAGAAAACAGACACTGCTCAACATTCCTTCATTGAACGACAGTGACTCAGAAATGGATG ACATTTCTGAAATAGAGTCAAACAGATCACTGTCCCCTCAAGATGACAGATTACATCATTCTGACCTAGATTCGCATTCATCcaatgaaaagctgaaagagaaaCCAAA cgTGAAAGATGATCCATCCAGTAGGATGTCCAGGATAGGAGCAATGCCTACACCATTCAAATCAACTAGTGACATTGCTACTCCTGCTGTTACAGTTGTAGACACAAACAAAGAACTGAAGTATCAAGATGACCCGGCAG TGTCTCAACCAAAAGCAGTTCCCAGAACGATTCTTAAACCCAGCCCAGAAGATGAAGCAATATATGG TCCTAATACAAAAATGGTGAGATTCAAGAAGGGGGACAGCGTGGGTCTACGACTGGCTGGTGGAAATGATGTAGGGATATTTATTGCTGGAATTCAAGAAGGCACCTCAGCTGATCAGGAGGGACTGCAGGAAGGAGATCAGATTCTTAAG GTAAACACTCAAGACTTCAGAGGCATTGTTCGGGAAGATGCTGTTTTGTATCTCTTAGAAATTCCCAAAGGTGAAACAGTGACAATTTTGGCTCAAAGCAAATATGAAG TTTACAGAGACATCATGGCCTGTGGCAGAGGAGATTCATTCTTCATCAGGAGCCACTTTGAGTGTGAAAAAGAGTCACCGCAGAGCTTAGCATTCACCAGAGGCGAGATCTTTAGGGTAGTTGATACACTGTATGATGGCAAACTGGGAAGCTGGCTGGCTGTGAGAATTGGAAACGAACTGGAAAAGGGCCTCATTCCAAATAAGAGCAG AGCTGAGCAGATGGCCAGTGTTCAAAATGCCCAAAAAGATGGCTCAAGCGATAGGGCAGACTTCTGGAGAACACGTGGCCAGCGATCTGGAGCAAAGAAGAATCTGAGGAAGAGTCGTGAAGACTTGACAGCTATTGTGTCTGTGAGCACAAAATTCCCAGCGTATGAGCGAGTTCAGTTGCGTGAGG ctggcTTTAAGAGACCCGTGGTGATATTTGGCCCTATTGCAGATGTCGCTATGGACAAGTTGTCAAATGATTTGCCTCACCTGTACCAGACAGCAA AGACGGAACCCAGAGATGCAGGTTCAGAGAAGTCAACTGGGGTAGTGCGCTTGAACACTGTGAGGCAAATCATTGAGCAG GATAAACATGCTCTGTTGGATGTGACTCCTAAAGCAGTGGACCTGCTAAATTACACCCAGTGGTTTCCAATTGTGGTCTTCTTTAACCCAGACAGTAAGCAGGGTGTGAAAACCATGAGGCAAAGGCTATGTTCCACATCAAACAAGAGCTCAAGAAAACTTTATGAGCAAGCAAACAAGCTGAAGAAAACTTGTTCCCACCTCTTTACAG CCACCATCAATTTGAATTCAGCCAACGACAGCTGGTACGGTAGTCTGAAAGACACAATTCAACAACAGCAAGGAGAAGCAGTATGGGTATCAGAAGGAAAG ATGGACGGCATGGAAGATGATGCAGACGATCGTATGTCTTACCTTACTGCAATGGGTGCTGATTATTTGAGTTGTGACAGTCGGCTGATCAGTGACCTAGAGGATACAGATGGAGAAGGAGGTGCATACACTGACAATGAACTTGACGAGCCCTTGGACGAGCCAAGGATTTCATCTGTTAGCCGGTCCTCTGAACCTGTGCATCATGAGGAG CTTGAAATAGCCCAGAAGCACCCGGATATTTATGCTGTCCCTgtcaaaacacagaaatctgAACAGAGCTGGCCCCAGCCTATGAG CTCCAGACCTCCAGAACCCCAGAAACCTCCTATTAGACCTTACCTAGATAACCGTGGCAGTTACGGCAGTgatgcagaggaagaggaggactaCCGTCGGCAGCTATCGGACCACTCTAAGAAGGGGTATTATGGACAGCCATCCAGATACAGGGACACAGAACTGTAG
- the TJP2 gene encoding tight junction protein 2 isoform X5: protein MEELIWEQYTVTLQKDSKRGFGIAVSGGRDNPHFENGETSIVISDVLPGGPADGLLQENDRVVIVNGTPMENVPHSFAVQQLRKSGKVATIVVKRPRKVQAAALRRSPSLDYEDRALDVMDDHAEFDGKSARSGYSERSWHSGNGGRSQSWGNSLDQSYRDEQDRGRNRSRDRDGEYSYNRDRSRGRSIDRSLDRDYRRDRSRGRSIDRDGGYELDYRGDYSPPSYSHGSQADPRYGREVRSRSRDRLRSRSPSPEVHHQHEYLGPQDQNGPISVLLTKGRRNEEYGLRLGSQIFIKEMTCTGLATKDGNLHEGDIILKINGTVTENMSLADARKLIEKSRGKLQLVVLRDRKQTLLNIPSLNDSDSEMDDISEIESNRSLSPQDDRLHHSDLDSHSSNEKLKEKPNVKDDPSSRMSRIGAMPTPFKSTSDIATPAVTVVDTNKELKYQDDPAVSQPKAVPRTILKPSPEDEAIYGPNTKMVRFKKGDSVGLRLAGGNDVGIFIAGIQEGTSADQEGLQEGDQILKVNTQDFRGIVREDAVLYLLEIPKGETVTILAQSKYEVYRDIMACGRGDSFFIRSHFECEKESPQSLAFTRGEIFRVVDTLYDGKLGSWLAVRIGNELEKGLIPNKSRAEQMASVQNAQKDGSSDRADFWRTRGQRSGAKKNLRKSREDLTAIVSVSTKFPAYERVQLREAGFKRPVVIFGPIADVAMDKLSNDLPHLYQTAKTEPRDAGSEKSTGVVRLNTVRQIIEQDKHALLDVTPKAVDLLNYTQWFPIVVFFNPDSKQGVKTMRQRLCSTSNKSSRKLYEQANKLKKTCSHLFTATINLNSANDSWYGSLKDTIQQQQGEAVWVSEGKGKLQNKEDLYDFPKNYDSKSSNVAVSSETSTVSAKAAPPPVSVKPAFGRPILRNSQPAVPPAEEEEESKLEEEGSEQENTPKSVLRKVKIFEEMDHKARLQRMQELQEAQNARLEIAQKHPDIYAVPVKTQKSEQSWPQPMSSRPPEPQKPPIRPYLDNRGSYGSDAEEEEDYRRQLSDHSKKGYYGQPSRYRDTEL, encoded by the exons ATGGAAGAGCTGATATGGGAACAGTACACTGTGACCTTACAAAAG GATTCCAAACGAGGATTTGGGATTGCAGTTTCTGGCGGCAGAGATAACCCTCATTTCGAAAATGGTGAAACATCGATTGTCATTTCAGATGTTCTCCCTGGTGGTCCCGCAGATGGATTACTTCA AGAAAATGACCGGGTGGTCATCGTTAATGGGACCCCAATGGAAAATGTTCCACATTCTTTTGCAGTCCAACAGCTTAGGAAAAGTGGAAAAGTGGCCACCATT GTGGTGAAAAGACCAAGGAAAGTGCAGGCTGCTGCGCTGAGGAGAAGCCCCTCCCTTGACTATGAGGACAGAGCTTTAGATGTAATGGATGACCATGCAGAATTTGATGGCAAAAGTGCTCGAAGTGGCTATAGCGAGAGAAGCTGGCATAGTGGTAATGGAGGTCGCAGCCAAAGCTGGGGAAACAGCCTGGATCAGAGCTATAGAGATGAACAAGACAGAGGGCGTAACCGAAGCAGAGACCGTGATGGGGAATACAGCTACAACCGTGATCGAAGTCGTGGTAGGAGCATTGACAGGAGCTTGGATCGAGACTATAGAAGAGATCGCAGCAGGGGAAGGAGCATTGATAGGGATGGCGGCTATGAGCTGGACTACAGAGGAGATTACAGCCCACCCAGTTACAGTCATGGATCTCAAGCTGATCCTAGATACGGGAGGGAAGTGAGGAGTCGAAGTCGGGACAGGCTTCGTTCCCGAAGTCCTTCGCCTGAAGTACACCATCAGCATGAGTACCTAGGACCGCAGGATCAGAATGGACCGATCAGTGTTCTCTTAACAAAAGGCAGACGTAATGAAG AATACGGTCTTCGGCTTGGAAGTCAGATCTTCATAAAAGAAATGACGTGTACTGGCCTAGCAACCAAAGATGGCAACCTTCATGAAGGGGATATCATTCTCAAG ATCAATGGGACAGTGACAGAGAACATGTCTTTAGCTGATGCCCGAAAATTGATTGAGAAGTCACGGGGGAAGCTCCAGCTGGTTGTCCTCAGGGACAGAAAACAGACACTGCTCAACATTCCTTCATTGAACGACAGTGACTCAGAAATGGATG ACATTTCTGAAATAGAGTCAAACAGATCACTGTCCCCTCAAGATGACAGATTACATCATTCTGACCTAGATTCGCATTCATCcaatgaaaagctgaaagagaaaCCAAA cgTGAAAGATGATCCATCCAGTAGGATGTCCAGGATAGGAGCAATGCCTACACCATTCAAATCAACTAGTGACATTGCTACTCCTGCTGTTACAGTTGTAGACACAAACAAAGAACTGAAGTATCAAGATGACCCGGCAG TGTCTCAACCAAAAGCAGTTCCCAGAACGATTCTTAAACCCAGCCCAGAAGATGAAGCAATATATGG TCCTAATACAAAAATGGTGAGATTCAAGAAGGGGGACAGCGTGGGTCTACGACTGGCTGGTGGAAATGATGTAGGGATATTTATTGCTGGAATTCAAGAAGGCACCTCAGCTGATCAGGAGGGACTGCAGGAAGGAGATCAGATTCTTAAG GTAAACACTCAAGACTTCAGAGGCATTGTTCGGGAAGATGCTGTTTTGTATCTCTTAGAAATTCCCAAAGGTGAAACAGTGACAATTTTGGCTCAAAGCAAATATGAAG TTTACAGAGACATCATGGCCTGTGGCAGAGGAGATTCATTCTTCATCAGGAGCCACTTTGAGTGTGAAAAAGAGTCACCGCAGAGCTTAGCATTCACCAGAGGCGAGATCTTTAGGGTAGTTGATACACTGTATGATGGCAAACTGGGAAGCTGGCTGGCTGTGAGAATTGGAAACGAACTGGAAAAGGGCCTCATTCCAAATAAGAGCAG AGCTGAGCAGATGGCCAGTGTTCAAAATGCCCAAAAAGATGGCTCAAGCGATAGGGCAGACTTCTGGAGAACACGTGGCCAGCGATCTGGAGCAAAGAAGAATCTGAGGAAGAGTCGTGAAGACTTGACAGCTATTGTGTCTGTGAGCACAAAATTCCCAGCGTATGAGCGAGTTCAGTTGCGTGAGG ctggcTTTAAGAGACCCGTGGTGATATTTGGCCCTATTGCAGATGTCGCTATGGACAAGTTGTCAAATGATTTGCCTCACCTGTACCAGACAGCAA AGACGGAACCCAGAGATGCAGGTTCAGAGAAGTCAACTGGGGTAGTGCGCTTGAACACTGTGAGGCAAATCATTGAGCAG GATAAACATGCTCTGTTGGATGTGACTCCTAAAGCAGTGGACCTGCTAAATTACACCCAGTGGTTTCCAATTGTGGTCTTCTTTAACCCAGACAGTAAGCAGGGTGTGAAAACCATGAGGCAAAGGCTATGTTCCACATCAAACAAGAGCTCAAGAAAACTTTATGAGCAAGCAAACAAGCTGAAGAAAACTTGTTCCCACCTCTTTACAG CCACCATCAATTTGAATTCAGCCAACGACAGCTGGTACGGTAGTCTGAAAGACACAATTCAACAACAGCAAGGAGAAGCAGTATGGGTATCAGAAGGAAAG GGAAAGTTACAAAACAAAGAGGATCTATATGACTTCCCCAAGAACTATGACTCCAAATCAAGTAATGTTGCTGTCAGCAGTGAGACTTCAACTGTGTCAGCTAAAGCAGCACCACCACCTGTTTCTGTGAAACCTGCCTTTGGGCGTCCCATCCTGAGAAACTCTCAGCCAGCAGTCCcacctgcagaggaggaggaagagtcaaagctggaagaggaaggaagcgAACAAGAAAATACTCCAAAATCTGTATTGAGGAAAGTCAAAATATTTGAGGAGATGGATCATAAGGCAAGGTTGCAAAGAATGCAAGAGCTACAAGAGGCCCAGAATGCCAGG CTTGAAATAGCCCAGAAGCACCCGGATATTTATGCTGTCCCTgtcaaaacacagaaatctgAACAGAGCTGGCCCCAGCCTATGAG CTCCAGACCTCCAGAACCCCAGAAACCTCCTATTAGACCTTACCTAGATAACCGTGGCAGTTACGGCAGTgatgcagaggaagaggaggactaCCGTCGGCAGCTATCGGACCACTCTAAGAAGGGGTATTATGGACAGCCATCCAGATACAGGGACACAGAACTGTAG